A genomic stretch from Leptotrichia sp. HSP-536 includes:
- a CDS encoding ATP phosphoribosyltransferase regulatory subunit, with the protein MKNYIKNMSKKYLVLLNIRKMYDSYGYKRISLPSFEEYDLYNENKDFIDRNVLTVMSPNGKLLALRPDITLSVAKKVSKDQSLKYSKIYYQENTYNLTKYVGYEEDEQLGIELIGKESTFLDFEIINLAVKSLDIINKKSMIILSHAGFISSIFENSDLDYEIKEQIFDCINRKNSHDIQKILKNNEHISENVKKLIYKIPELSGNLENIEKELLKYEINENTKKILFELKQLNSLLLKFHKKSKIIFDFSIVKNLNYYNGIILQGYIENFPNVILTGGRYDKLFEKFGVDTGAVGFAILTDGLKGYYKDENKNDFEVLIVYDNSDFEKLVEIINDFQKKGLRVRTEHIESLRENESEIFNFDEKYLFENGELKKGGIV; encoded by the coding sequence ATGAAAAATTATATAAAAAATATGAGTAAAAAATATTTAGTATTGTTAAATATACGTAAAATGTATGATTCGTATGGATATAAAAGAATTTCCCTTCCGAGTTTTGAGGAATATGATTTGTATAATGAAAATAAGGATTTTATCGACAGGAATGTATTGACTGTTATGAGTCCGAATGGGAAATTGCTGGCGTTAAGGCCGGATATTACGTTGTCGGTTGCTAAGAAGGTGTCTAAAGATCAGTCTTTGAAATACAGTAAAATTTATTACCAGGAAAATACTTACAATCTGACAAAATATGTTGGTTATGAAGAGGATGAACAGCTGGGAATTGAATTAATTGGGAAAGAATCGACATTTTTGGATTTTGAGATTATTAATCTTGCGGTAAAAAGTTTGGATATTATAAATAAAAAAAGTATGATTATTTTGTCACATGCAGGGTTTATTTCTTCGATTTTTGAAAATTCTGATTTGGACTATGAAATAAAAGAGCAAATATTTGATTGCATCAATAGGAAAAATAGCCACGATATACAAAAAATATTAAAAAACAATGAACATATTTCAGAAAATGTGAAAAAATTGATTTATAAAATTCCTGAATTGTCGGGGAATTTGGAAAATATTGAAAAGGAACTTTTAAAATATGAAATAAATGAGAATACAAAAAAAATATTGTTTGAACTTAAACAATTAAATAGTTTATTACTAAAATTTCACAAGAAATCAAAAATTATATTTGATTTTTCAATTGTAAAAAACTTAAATTATTACAATGGAATTATTTTACAAGGATATATTGAAAACTTTCCAAATGTGATTTTAACTGGTGGCAGATACGACAAATTGTTTGAAAAATTTGGGGTTGATACTGGAGCAGTTGGATTTGCGATTTTGACTGATGGGCTGAAGGGGTATTATAAAGATGAGAACAAAAATGATTTTGAAGTTTTGATTGTTTATGATAACAGTGATTTTGAGAAATTGGTTGAAATTATAAATGATTTTCAGAAAAAGGGGCTTAGAGTACGGACAGAACATATTGAGAGTTTGAGGGAAAATGAGAGTGAGATTTTTAATTTTGATGAAAAGTATTTGTTTGAAAACGGGGAATTGAAAAAGGGAGGAATAGTATGA
- the folP gene encoding dihydropteroate synthase: MIKINEIKNKDSKNIIIEFNGNKEELRKFENFLENKNIFSFNKNEEITAIFKYSELKQLVRILKEESSFEFENGIDKLEKILQENRLIWKGNKFEFDLTAESVIYSILNITPDSFYDGGRNSSVNKVLKRVESDIRNGAKIFEFGGKSSKPNFDDISSEEEWNRIEKYIEAVKKEFPDIVLALDSDTEEVIEKGLDVGIDIINDFNGFTSEGKLKLVEKYKPALVVMNNGRFDEIPNLKNYLENYFDERVKAILETGIEKEKISIDPGVGYSSNNSMNTPEDMERIKSVKYLRDMKLPIMVAISRKSFNEKIFGLSLEERLMGTLMFESLMVQDGGRILRVHDVKETRDILNMLEVYNKI; this comes from the coding sequence ATGATTAAAATTAATGAAATTAAGAATAAGGATTCAAAAAATATTATTATTGAATTTAATGGAAATAAAGAAGAACTGCGTAAATTTGAGAATTTTTTGGAAAATAAGAATATTTTTTCATTTAATAAAAATGAAGAGATTACAGCTATTTTTAAATATTCAGAATTAAAACAATTGGTTCGGATTTTGAAAGAAGAAAGTAGTTTTGAATTTGAAAATGGAATTGATAAATTGGAAAAGATTTTACAAGAAAATAGACTGATTTGGAAGGGAAATAAGTTTGAGTTTGATTTGACGGCTGAGTCGGTTATTTATTCGATTTTGAATATTACGCCAGATTCATTTTATGATGGGGGAAGAAATTCAAGTGTCAATAAGGTTTTAAAGCGGGTTGAATCAGATATTAGAAATGGGGCTAAAATATTTGAGTTTGGGGGGAAATCGTCTAAACCTAATTTTGATGATATTTCATCAGAAGAAGAATGGAATCGGATTGAAAAATATATTGAGGCTGTGAAAAAGGAGTTCCCAGATATTGTGCTAGCTTTGGACAGTGATACTGAGGAAGTTATTGAAAAAGGACTGGATGTGGGTATTGATATCATTAATGATTTTAATGGGTTTACTTCGGAAGGGAAATTGAAATTAGTTGAAAAATATAAACCTGCGTTGGTTGTTATGAATAATGGGCGATTTGATGAAATTCCGAACTTGAAAAATTATTTGGAAAATTATTTTGATGAGCGGGTAAAAGCAATTTTAGAAACTGGGATTGAAAAAGAAAAAATTTCGATAGATCCAGGAGTTGGGTATTCTTCAAATAACAGTATGAATACGCCTGAAGATATGGAAAGAATTAAATCGGTAAAATATTTGCGGGATATGAAATTACCAATAATGGTTGCAATTTCGAGAAAAAGTTTTAATGAGAAAATATTTGGGCTGTCGCTGGAAGAAAGACTTATGGGAACATTGATGTTTGAGAGTCTAATGGTGCAAGATGGCGGAAGGATTTTGAGAGTTCATGATGTGAAGGAAACTAGAGATATTTTGAATATGCTGGAAGTTTATAATAAAATTTAA
- a CDS encoding AAA family ATPase: MKKKKKGLAIGKSDFKEIITRNAYYIDKTKFIEEIIEDLSEVKLFTRPRRFGKTLNLSMLKYFFDVENAEKNKKLFENLYISKSEYMEHQGQNPVIFISMKNAEAESWEDSFSNIKNLVSDLYDKFEYISKNFKKRDLVEFEKIWIKKEEADWESSIKNLSRYLYEYYGKKVIILIMNTILP, translated from the coding sequence ATGAAAAAAAAGAAAAAAGGACTAGCAATAGGAAAATCCGATTTTAAGGAAATAATAACACGAAATGCTTATTATATTGACAAAACGAAATTTATAGAAGAAATAATAGAGGATTTATCAGAAGTTAAATTATTTACAAGGCCCAGAAGATTTGGAAAAACCTTAAATTTATCAATGCTGAAATACTTTTTTGATGTGGAAAATGCTGAAAAAAATAAAAAGTTATTTGAGAATCTGTATATTTCTAAAAGCGAGTATATGGAACATCAGGGACAAAATCCAGTGATTTTTATAAGCATGAAAAATGCTGAAGCAGAAAGTTGGGAAGATAGCTTTTCAAATATTAAAAATCTTGTTTCAGATTTATATGATAAATTTGAGTATATTTCTAAAAATTTTAAAAAAAGAGATTTAGTTGAATTTGAAAAAATATGGATAAAAAAAGAAGAGGCTGATTGGGAAAGTTCAATAAAAAACCTATCAAGATATTTATATGAATATTATGGTAAAAAAGTAATTATTTTAATAATGAATACGATACTCCCATGA
- the hisC gene encoding histidinol-phosphate transaminase has protein sequence MSKFWNDKIKEIEPYTPGEQPKDKKYIKLNTNENPYPPSSKVIEKIKSMNLEDLKLYPDPDVMELGKVIAEYFSNKINDKVTHKQVFIGNGSDEVLAFIFMTFFNAGDKVYYPDITYSFYPVYADLFNVKEVKILLNDSFEIEIQKYFGLNGHIVIANPNAPTSIALKLDEIEEIVKNNPNQLVIVDEAYVDFGAESAVKLINKYDNVLVVQTFSKSRSMAGIRLGYALGSENIIEGLNRLKFSFNSYTIDRISIEAGIESFKDDEYFEKTNAKIIQTREKTVEKLKKLEFKVLNSSANFIFISHNKVFAGDLYKQLKENGVLVRYFAKDRIDNYLRVTIGTDEEMEIFIEKLEDLLEK, from the coding sequence ATGAGTAAATTTTGGAATGATAAAATAAAAGAAATAGAGCCTTACACACCGGGAGAACAGCCAAAAGATAAAAAATATATTAAACTTAATACAAATGAAAATCCTTATCCGCCATCATCAAAAGTTATAGAAAAAATAAAATCTATGAATTTGGAAGATTTGAAATTGTATCCGGATCCAGATGTAATGGAGCTTGGAAAAGTTATTGCTGAATATTTTTCTAATAAAATAAACGATAAAGTTACACATAAACAGGTGTTTATTGGAAATGGATCGGATGAAGTTCTGGCATTTATTTTTATGACATTTTTCAATGCGGGAGATAAAGTGTATTATCCAGATATTACATACAGTTTTTATCCAGTTTATGCCGATTTATTTAATGTGAAGGAAGTCAAAATTCTTTTAAATGATAGTTTTGAAATTGAAATTCAAAAATATTTTGGCTTGAATGGGCATATAGTTATCGCAAATCCGAATGCACCAACTTCGATTGCTTTAAAATTGGATGAAATTGAAGAAATAGTAAAAAATAATCCAAATCAGCTAGTTATCGTTGACGAGGCGTATGTTGACTTTGGAGCAGAAAGTGCTGTAAAATTAATAAATAAATACGATAACGTTCTTGTAGTTCAGACGTTTTCAAAGTCACGTTCTATGGCCGGGATACGGCTTGGATATGCACTTGGCTCTGAAAATATAATTGAAGGGCTGAATAGACTGAAATTTTCATTTAACTCATACACAATCGACAGAATTTCAATTGAAGCTGGAATCGAGTCGTTTAAGGATGATGAGTATTTTGAAAAAACTAATGCTAAAATTATTCAGACTAGAGAAAAAACAGTTGAAAAATTGAAAAAATTAGAATTTAAAGTGTTAAATTCAAGTGCTAATTTTATTTTTATTTCTCATAACAAAGTTTTCGCAGGCGATTTGTATAAACAGCTAAAAGAAAATGGAGTTTTAGTAAGATATTTTGCAAAAGATAGAATTGATAATTATTTAAGGGTTACAATTGGGACGGATGAGGAAATGGAGATTTTTATTGAGAAATTGGAAGATTTGTTGGAAAAATAA
- a CDS encoding GyrI-like domain-containing protein, with protein sequence MEYEIVELKQNRVFKGKVIYNINFLDEQIEANKRNIRKEMMKRKNEIIDRIGEYQTVVYNRMVYQEYGKIIHYDYFVGYETENKNENIEKFDYKKEQFERKFLNLNGKFAKFCLFGNPEKIVPKFWKELDNLELNRKYDVEFEEHIPTDNPNFMKINIYVSLKKLIKENIKMEINMEWKNYENKLEPCITIISDDKNYKNYLDYFLVDYGGIEWNSLNILNQINDLVEIIKEFVEDKRTKVDFTRETFYIFSIDKKILEIGFNFDNQFYDTVALEDFYKIIVEWKKFLYSIPNQKNKIYFEIKEKN encoded by the coding sequence ATGGAATATGAAATTGTTGAATTAAAACAAAATAGAGTTTTCAAAGGAAAAGTAATTTACAATATAAATTTTTTAGATGAACAAATTGAAGCAAATAAAAGAAACATTAGAAAAGAAATGATGAAAAGAAAAAATGAAATAATTGATAGAATCGGAGAATATCAGACAGTTGTGTATAATAGAATGGTATATCAAGAATATGGAAAAATTATTCATTACGATTATTTTGTAGGATATGAAACAGAAAATAAAAATGAAAATATTGAAAAATTTGATTATAAAAAAGAACAATTTGAACGGAAATTTTTAAATCTAAATGGTAAATTTGCAAAATTTTGTTTATTTGGAAATCCTGAAAAAATAGTTCCCAAGTTTTGGAAAGAATTGGATAACTTGGAATTAAATAGAAAATATGATGTTGAATTTGAAGAACATATTCCCACTGATAATCCTAATTTTATGAAAATTAATATTTATGTTTCCCTTAAAAAATTAATAAAAGAAAATATAAAAATGGAAATTAATATGGAATGGAAGAATTATGAAAATAAGCTAGAACCGTGTATTACTATAATATCAGATGATAAAAATTATAAGAATTATTTAGATTATTTTCTTGTTGATTATGGGGGAATTGAGTGGAATAGTTTAAATATATTAAATCAAATTAATGATTTAGTAGAGATAATAAAGGAGTTTGTAGAAGATAAAAGAACAAAAGTTGATTTTACAAGAGAAACATTTTATATATTTAGTATTGATAAAAAAATTTTAGAAATAGGTTTTAATTTTGATAATCAATTTTACGATACAGTCGCATTAGAAGACTTTTATAAAATAATAGTTGAATGGAAAAAATTTTTATACAGTATTCCTAATCAGAAAAATAAAATCTATTTTGAAATTAAGGAAAAGAACTAA
- a CDS encoding ATP-binding protein — protein MVKRTEYLEKLKKIKDMQIIKVITGVRRCGKSTLLSQFRNFLIESGVLEEQIISINFEDLKFEDLKDYKLLYQHIDEKLVPDKKNYIFIDEIQEVENFQRAVDSLFIKDNTDIYITGSNAMMLSGELATLLSGRYIEISILPLSFSEYLKLDEIQDMRQAWNKYFENGGFPYATQINDDDIRKDYLMGIYSTVLLKDIVARNKVQDITLLESVVKFLFENIGNIVSPKKIADTLVSYGRKTTSSTVENYIEALKSSFILYKAGRYDIKGKQHLKSLEKYYIVDIGLRKLLINKKHSDIGHILENIVYLELIRRGYTVYIGKIGDMEIDFIAERNNEREYYQVSATILDENTFKREITPLKKVKDNFQKFIISMDEMNLSEDGINHLNILDFLQNRNN, from the coding sequence ATGGTTAAAAGAACTGAATACTTGGAAAAATTGAAAAAAATAAAAGATATGCAGATAATAAAGGTTATTACAGGCGTTAGGCGGTGCGGGAAATCTACATTGCTATCTCAATTTAGAAATTTTTTAATAGAATCTGGTGTCTTGGAAGAACAGATAATTTCTATAAATTTTGAGGATTTAAAGTTTGAAGATTTAAAAGATTATAAACTATTATATCAACATATAGATGAAAAACTTGTACCTGACAAAAAAAATTATATATTTATTGATGAAATTCAAGAAGTTGAGAATTTTCAAAGGGCAGTGGATTCTTTATTTATAAAGGATAACACAGATATTTATATAACAGGTTCCAATGCGATGATGTTATCAGGCGAGCTGGCAACACTGCTTTCAGGCAGATATATTGAAATATCCATATTGCCCTTATCTTTTTCTGAATATCTTAAATTGGATGAAATACAGGATATGAGACAGGCTTGGAATAAATATTTTGAAAATGGCGGATTTCCTTATGCGACACAAATAAATGATGATGACATAAGAAAAGACTATTTAATGGGAATATACAGCACAGTTTTACTAAAAGATATAGTTGCAAGAAATAAAGTACAGGACATTACTTTGCTTGAATCTGTAGTAAAATTTCTATTTGAAAACATTGGAAATATTGTTTCGCCTAAAAAAATAGCAGATACACTTGTTTCTTATGGCAGAAAAACGACATCTTCTACTGTTGAAAATTATATAGAAGCCTTGAAATCATCGTTTATATTGTACAAAGCTGGACGTTATGATATAAAAGGAAAGCAACATTTAAAGTCGCTGGAGAAATATTACATAGTTGACATAGGACTAAGAAAATTGCTTATAAATAAAAAACATAGCGATATTGGGCATATTTTGGAAAATATAGTTTATTTGGAATTGATTAGGCGTGGATATACTGTGTATATTGGTAAAATTGGAGATATGGAAATAGATTTTATAGCAGAACGAAATAATGAAAGAGAATACTATCAAGTGTCAGCAACGATACTTGATGAAAATACATTCAAGAGAGAGATAACGCCATTAAAGAAAGTTAAGGATAATTTTCAGAAGTTTATAATTTCGATGGATGAAATGAATCTGAGCGAAGATGGAATAAATCATCTAAATATTTTAGATTTTTTACAAAATAGAAATAATTAG
- the hisG gene encoding ATP phosphoribosyltransferase, giving the protein MINIALPKGRLGNKVYDLFEKIGYESAEMKEDNRKLIFENEKKNIRFLLVKPSDVGVYVEKGSADIGVVGRDILLEENPDVYELMDLGFGKCKFSIAGPVDFKENFDRPLVVATKYLNVAKKYFDSINRDVELIKLNGSIEIAPILGLSDVIMDIVETGTTLKENNLKVLTNIEDISARFLANKSSYRFKNKKIEEIVNKIKEIL; this is encoded by the coding sequence ATGATAAATATAGCTCTTCCTAAAGGGAGATTAGGAAATAAAGTATATGACTTATTTGAAAAAATAGGCTATGAAAGTGCAGAAATGAAAGAAGACAATAGGAAACTGATTTTTGAGAATGAGAAAAAAAATATTAGGTTTCTTTTGGTGAAACCGTCAGATGTAGGGGTCTATGTTGAAAAGGGAAGTGCGGATATTGGGGTTGTAGGAAGAGATATACTGCTTGAAGAAAATCCTGATGTGTATGAATTGATGGACTTAGGATTTGGGAAATGTAAGTTTTCGATTGCGGGTCCAGTGGATTTTAAGGAAAATTTTGATAGACCTCTTGTGGTTGCAACGAAATATCTTAATGTGGCGAAAAAATATTTTGATTCGATTAATCGAGATGTAGAGCTTATAAAATTAAATGGTTCTATCGAAATAGCACCGATTTTGGGACTTTCCGATGTGATAATGGATATAGTTGAAACTGGGACAACTTTGAAGGAAAATAATTTGAAGGTTCTTACAAATATTGAAGATATAAGTGCCAGATTTCTTGCCAATAAGTCAAGTTACAGATTTAAGAATAAAAAAATTGAAGAAATTGTTAATAAGATAAAAGAAATTTTATAA
- a CDS encoding NUDIX domain-containing protein: MKIENINFLKKYLENLIEHNPELKTKIEKISEILSQMKIEDLTNRKSKVHLSASAVVFNKNKCYFIKHPYLKTILLPAGHVENDEIPLDTAIREFYEETGFFAKVDENMPNFGLIDVNVIEIPENPVKSEREHIHIDFRYKLVLDEVKEQKKAELEWFLLMENEADDEFKKYYKYLIY; this comes from the coding sequence TTGAAAATAGAAAATATAAATTTCTTAAAAAAATATTTAGAAAATTTAATAGAACATAATCCTGAATTGAAAACAAAAATAGAAAAAATTTCGGAAATATTATCACAAATGAAAATAGAGGATTTGACAAACAGAAAATCAAAAGTTCATTTATCAGCAAGTGCAGTTGTTTTTAATAAAAATAAATGTTATTTTATAAAACATCCATATTTAAAAACTATTTTATTGCCAGCAGGGCACGTAGAAAATGATGAAATACCTTTAGATACTGCCATTCGTGAATTTTATGAAGAAACTGGTTTTTTTGCAAAAGTTGATGAAAATATGCCAAATTTTGGGCTGATTGATGTAAATGTGATTGAGATTCCTGAGAATCCTGTGAAAAGTGAAAGAGAGCATATTCATATTGATTTTCGGTATAAACTTGTTTTGGACGAAGTAAAAGAGCAGAAAAAGGCTGAATTGGAGTGGTTTTTGTTGATGGAAAATGAGGCTGATGATGAGTTTAAGAAGTATTATAAGTATTTAATTTATTAA
- a CDS encoding methyltransferase domain-containing protein produces the protein MKKFIEDNYLEDIRKKIPAYDLMFEIIFNAVLKVETRILTVKNVLSIGGQSFEVRNLSKIFGNSEVTVIEPSEIMINIVKNECNNLKNLEYICDKFENYKNNKNFQLCLCLLVLQFVENPKSFLEKIYKNLDENGVLVISIFSNKQLNYWKEFALARGARKEQVEKMFYNQSEVMNILSVDYVENLFKGIGFSKIEKICEVLSVSMWVLKK, from the coding sequence ATGAAAAAATTTATAGAGGATAATTATTTAGAAGATATAAGAAAAAAAATTCCTGCTTATGATTTGATGTTTGAAATAATATTTAATGCTGTTTTGAAAGTTGAAACAAGAATTTTAACAGTAAAAAATGTTTTATCAATAGGTGGGCAAAGTTTTGAAGTTAGAAATTTATCAAAAATATTTGGAAATTCAGAAGTAACAGTGATAGAGCCGAGTGAGATTATGATAAATATTGTAAAAAATGAATGTAATAATTTGAAAAATTTAGAATATATCTGTGATAAGTTTGAAAATTATAAAAATAATAAAAATTTTCAGTTATGTTTATGTCTTTTAGTTTTACAATTTGTTGAAAATCCAAAAAGTTTTTTGGAAAAGATTTACAAGAATCTTGATGAGAATGGAGTACTTGTAATAAGTATCTTTTCAAATAAACAGCTGAATTATTGGAAAGAGTTTGCATTGGCGAGAGGAGCAAGGAAAGAACAAGTTGAGAAAATGTTTTATAATCAATCTGAGGTAATGAATATTTTGTCTGTTGACTATGTTGAAAATTTGTTCAAAGGAATTGGATTTTCTAAAATTGAGAAGATTTGTGAGGTGCTTTCGGTGAGTATGTGGGTTTTAAAAAAATAA
- a CDS encoding lysozyme inhibitor LprI family protein gives METKNLKLKKLCVVMSALMLFSGALKAGEYENIKNKMEIFSKKIEDSINHPTTDNIVKGGNKEYKEWELQMDYIYKKFLSELEKSKNFKAKNSLIESQKAWLKFREAESKYNYYVDSGDGEGTIRSISLISSLVKTTEERTFELAQLYDNFIKNNNELKNKKSPKETYENANSKLNEEYKKLIDVLKKLNHKNSINALIISEREWDSYIKKEAAFRHYLFNNDKEAEKGTVYYDALTKFTNERYEYLKTGLDTLEGNF, from the coding sequence ATGGAAACTAAGAATTTGAAATTAAAAAAATTGTGTGTAGTGATGTCGGCATTAATGTTGTTTTCAGGAGCTTTGAAAGCGGGAGAATATGAAAATATTAAAAATAAGATGGAAATCTTTAGTAAAAAAATTGAAGATTCCATTAATCATCCAACAACAGATAATATAGTAAAAGGAGGTAATAAAGAGTACAAAGAATGGGAATTACAAATGGATTATATTTATAAAAAATTCCTTTCAGAATTAGAGAAATCCAAGAATTTTAAAGCAAAAAACAGTTTAATTGAAAGTCAAAAAGCCTGGTTAAAATTTAGGGAGGCTGAATCAAAATATAATTATTATGTGGACAGTGGAGATGGAGAAGGAACAATACGATCAATTTCTTTGATTTCTTCCCTAGTAAAAACTACAGAGGAAAGAACTTTTGAATTAGCTCAACTTTATGATAATTTTATAAAAAATAATAATGAGCTTAAAAATAAGAAGTCACCAAAAGAAACTTATGAAAATGCTAATAGTAAATTAAACGAGGAATATAAGAAATTAATTGATGTATTAAAAAAATTAAATCATAAAAATTCAATAAATGCTTTAATTATTTCAGAACGTGAATGGGATAGCTATATTAAAAAAGAAGCCGCTTTTAGGCATTATTTGTTTAACAATGACAAGGAAGCAGAAAAAGGGACTGTTTATTATGATGCTCTTACTAAATTTACAAATGAAAGATATGAATACTTAAAAACGGGATTAGATACGTTAGAAGGAAATTTTTAG
- the hisB gene encoding imidazoleglycerol-phosphate dehydratase HisB, which produces MRKSKIERNTFETKIKVELNIDGTGKYENNTGVGFLDHMLDLFAKHGRFDLKVYCDGDTQVDDHHSTEDIGIALGKCFYEALGDLKGVRRYGNFLLPMDEALTLVAVDLSGRYFLNFDVNIPTEKVGTFDTELVEEFFIGFTRHLNATLHIKNMAGTNSHHIIESIFKGVARALAEAVSIDEKYKDEIPSTKGVLV; this is translated from the coding sequence ATGAGAAAATCTAAAATTGAAAGAAATACATTTGAAACAAAAATAAAAGTTGAATTAAATATTGATGGAACTGGGAAATATGAGAATAATACAGGGGTTGGATTTTTGGATCATATGCTTGACTTGTTTGCGAAGCATGGGAGATTTGATTTGAAGGTTTATTGTGATGGGGATACGCAGGTGGATGATCATCATAGTACGGAAGATATTGGAATTGCATTGGGGAAATGTTTTTATGAGGCGTTAGGAGACTTGAAGGGTGTGAGAAGGTATGGGAACTTTCTTTTGCCGATGGATGAGGCTCTGACGTTAGTTGCTGTTGATTTAAGTGGAAGATATTTTTTGAATTTTGATGTAAATATTCCGACTGAAAAAGTTGGGACTTTTGACACAGAATTGGTGGAAGAGTTTTTTATTGGCTTTACACGGCATTTGAATGCTACGTTGCATATAAAGAATATGGCAGGGACAAATTCGCATCATATAATTGAGTCGATTTTTAAGGGTGTTGCTAGGGCCTTGGCGGAGGCTGTGAGTATTGATGAAAAGTATAAGGATGAGATTCCATCGACTAAAGGGGTTTTGGTTTAA
- the hisD gene encoding histidinol dehydrogenase, with translation MIKTIKYSKDVDLEKELARSQFSYDDVNETVESILKDVKARGDKALIEYTEKFDGVKLENLEVTEEEIQKAFDTIDKDLMEVIQYSHDNIKKFHEKQVRNDFLIRQENGVVLGQVVNPIEKVGLYVPGGTAAYPSTVLMNAVPAKIAGCKEIVMVTPPTKDGTILPSLLVAAKISGIDRIFKVGGSQSIAALSYGTETIPKVYKIGGPGNIYVAMAKKMVYGEVSIDMIAGPSEVLIIADESADPVHTAADLLSQAEHDKLAACILVTTSEKLANEVSRELEKQLKELPREEIARTSIETQGRIVIVDNMDDAVFVSNYVAPEHLELAVENPFELLPRIKNAGSIFMGHNTPEPIGDYLAGPNHTLPTSGTAKFSSPLSVDDFVKKSSFIYYSKQGLEEVKDKVIKFAENEGLTAHARSVSKRFEK, from the coding sequence ATGATTAAAACAATAAAGTATTCAAAGGATGTTGATTTGGAAAAGGAGCTTGCTAGAAGCCAGTTTTCGTACGATGATGTAAATGAAACTGTGGAAAGCATTTTGAAAGATGTTAAAGCTAGAGGAGATAAGGCTTTAATAGAATATACTGAAAAATTTGACGGTGTAAAACTGGAAAATCTGGAAGTTACTGAAGAAGAAATTCAAAAGGCTTTTGATACGATTGATAAGGATTTGATGGAAGTTATTCAGTATTCTCATGACAATATTAAAAAATTTCACGAAAAGCAAGTTAGAAATGATTTTTTAATAAGACAGGAAAATGGAGTAGTTTTGGGGCAAGTAGTTAATCCGATTGAAAAAGTTGGACTTTATGTTCCTGGGGGAACAGCTGCTTATCCATCGACTGTTTTGATGAATGCAGTTCCAGCAAAAATTGCTGGATGTAAGGAAATTGTAATGGTGACACCTCCAACTAAAGATGGAACGATTTTACCATCTCTTTTAGTTGCTGCTAAAATTTCTGGAATTGACAGAATCTTTAAAGTAGGTGGATCTCAATCAATTGCTGCTCTTAGTTATGGTACAGAAACTATTCCAAAAGTTTATAAAATTGGAGGTCCTGGAAATATTTATGTTGCAATGGCTAAAAAAATGGTTTATGGGGAAGTTTCGATTGACATGATAGCAGGACCAAGTGAAGTGCTTATAATTGCTGATGAAAGTGCAGATCCAGTTCATACAGCGGCAGATTTATTGTCACAGGCAGAACACGACAAACTGGCAGCTTGCATATTAGTTACGACTTCTGAAAAATTAGCAAATGAAGTTAGTAGAGAATTGGAAAAGCAATTAAAGGAATTGCCAAGAGAAGAAATTGCAAGGACTTCAATTGAAACTCAAGGAAGAATAGTTATTGTTGACAATATGGATGATGCTGTCTTTGTAAGTAATTATGTTGCACCAGAACATCTGGAACTGGCAGTAGAAAATCCATTTGAATTGTTGCCAAGAATAAAAAATGCAGGGTCAATATTTATGGGACACAACACGCCTGAGCCAATCGGAGATTACCTAGCAGGCCCAAATCACACATTGCCGACAAGCGGTACTGCAAAATTTTCTTCACCACTCTCAGTAGATGACTTTGTTAAAAAATCTTCATTTATTTACTATTCAAAACAAGGACTTGAAGAAGTTAAGGATAAAGTAATTAAGTTTGCTGAAAATGAAGGGCTTACAGCTCATGCTCGTTCGGTTTCTAAAAGATTTGAGAAATAA